The bacterium genome contains a region encoding:
- a CDS encoding class I SAM-dependent methyltransferase, producing MKTINYSKQSALGYAGLALLRNWLIGKSSSITSIFNEISNLAENQADTLEVTDIKTKAVEHNIESGYKIWSKIYDTEENILIEIEEPIVKKLLEKYPTGKVVDLGCGTGRYSLYLNSLGHSVTGIDISEDMINIARSKNKKVKFLQGDMRKLPFNDNEFDFAISGLAIHYVKNLEETIKEYSRVLKPGGKLIISSIHPWMVALGVHAEFHDKKSGWGFIRDSILWHSSYIEAFNKASLQIVHCYEPKIESSHIKTLQKWSILSPKTLSSALKGLPVAIIWVLKKNK from the coding sequence ATGAAAACTATTAATTATTCTAAGCAAAGCGCTTTAGGTTATGCTGGTTTAGCTTTGCTCCGAAACTGGCTAATCGGCAAAAGTTCTTCAATTACTTCGATATTTAATGAAATATCGAATCTCGCAGAAAACCAAGCCGACACACTAGAAGTAACAGATATAAAAACAAAGGCAGTTGAACATAATATCGAATCTGGTTATAAAATATGGTCCAAAATATACGATACCGAAGAAAACATATTAATTGAGATTGAAGAACCAATTGTCAAGAAATTATTAGAAAAATATCCGACAGGAAAAGTAGTTGATCTAGGATGTGGAACTGGAAGATATAGCCTATATCTTAATTCACTTGGCCATTCTGTTACTGGAATTGATATCTCTGAAGATATGATAAACATAGCTCGATCAAAAAACAAAAAGGTTAAATTCCTTCAAGGAGACATGAGAAAGCTTCCATTTAATGATAATGAATTCGACTTTGCTATTTCAGGTTTAGCGATACACTATGTAAAAAATTTAGAGGAAACAATAAAAGAATACTCAAGAGTTTTAAAGCCTGGTGGAAAACTAATTATCTCTAGCATTCATCCTTGGATGGTTGCATTAGGAGTGCATGCCGAGTTCCATGATAAGAAATCTGGATGGGGCTTTATTAGAGACAGTATCTTATGGCACAGTTCATACATTGAAGCGTTTAATAAAGCATCGTTGCAAATTGTACATTGTTATGAACCTAAAATAGAATCTAGCCATATTAAAACTTTACAAAAATGGTCAATACTCAGTCCTAAAACATTATCATCAGCATTAAAGGGATTACCAGTTGCTATAATTTGGGTTCTTAAAAAAAATAAATAA
- a CDS encoding glycosyltransferase — protein MMKHKEALTQKSNDYSSLEKEYLKLTRSELLDPFSVPPDIKINEDMTATIIIPGKNVEPSILACLVAIEQSSFNIKYPEKLEVIFIDDGSNDRTWEIINNNDLALNLVVIKQKHSGQSRALNTAISIAKNKIIISCDADMILSYYTIEQLMIRHQLFPNVLLAGFRSEVSKDDPRVDPKNIRHLGLHRYPTLTTDERIVFSSSGYPNNMCLASNHYKDLGHLNGLWMRNTNDPWLVSDLVFGALFSLPKETYNEIGGFEERFIGYGCADGYVASKAISLGKFILPVYSATGLHISHSSRTEDKFSEYLNNRRMFYKLIEETETNDFMNWIDKPKDHIIEQIHKKPALIRISNNDASIKTNVPRNLEIDTLLAIGQFNKVIDHIPKDTSDEKLLLNLGHAYLGTENYNEAVDIFNKLSEKSNDYLLGLFQSQVAIEKFSDAGKTLERYLQTIEVNEDISYWNNNPEFYIKQGTLFYNQNFYKIAIRCFGIALAKQPSNSIALDYHDRCLQKLQKIS, from the coding sequence ATGATGAAACACAAAGAAGCACTCACCCAAAAAAGTAACGATTACTCATCACTTGAAAAAGAGTATTTGAAACTCACAAGATCAGAATTACTAGATCCATTTTCTGTTCCGCCAGATATAAAGATCAATGAGGATATGACAGCTACAATCATAATTCCTGGAAAGAATGTTGAGCCATCGATTCTTGCCTGTCTTGTGGCAATTGAGCAAAGTAGCTTCAATATTAAGTATCCAGAAAAATTAGAAGTTATATTTATTGATGATGGCTCAAATGATAGAACATGGGAAATTATTAATAATAATGATCTTGCATTGAATCTTGTTGTAATAAAGCAAAAACATTCAGGCCAATCACGTGCACTTAATACTGCAATTTCTATTGCTAAAAATAAAATTATTATTTCTTGTGATGCAGACATGATTCTTTCTTATTACACAATTGAACAGTTAATGATAAGGCACCAGCTGTTTCCAAATGTCTTGTTAGCAGGATTTCGTTCAGAAGTATCTAAGGACGACCCACGAGTTGATCCTAAAAATATAAGGCATTTGGGATTACACAGATATCCGACTCTGACAACTGATGAGAGGATAGTATTTTCATCATCAGGTTATCCGAACAATATGTGCTTAGCAAGTAATCATTATAAAGATTTAGGGCACTTAAATGGGCTCTGGATGCGTAATACTAATGATCCTTGGTTAGTTTCTGATCTAGTTTTTGGTGCACTTTTTAGCCTTCCAAAAGAAACTTACAATGAAATAGGTGGATTTGAGGAACGATTCATTGGTTATGGTTGTGCTGATGGTTATGTAGCCTCAAAGGCTATTTCTTTAGGAAAATTCATCTTGCCTGTCTACTCTGCTACAGGATTACACATTAGTCACTCATCGAGGACAGAAGATAAATTTAGTGAATACTTAAATAATCGACGTATGTTTTACAAACTGATAGAAGAGACCGAAACAAATGACTTTATGAATTGGATAGATAAACCAAAAGATCATATTATTGAGCAAATACACAAGAAACCTGCACTTATTAGAATATCAAATAATGACGCTTCCATTAAAACGAATGTTCCTAGAAACTTAGAAATCGATACATTATTAGCCATTGGTCAATTTAACAAGGTAATAGATCATATACCTAAAGATACATCGGATGAGAAGCTACTTTTAAATTTAGGTCATGCATATTTAGGTACGGAAAATTACAATGAGGCAGTTGATATTTTTAATAAATTATCAGAAAAATCAAATGACTACCTACTTGGTTTATTTCAATCTCAGGTAGCAATAGAGAAATTTTCTGATGCTGGAAAAACTTTAGAAAGATATCTCCAAACTATTGAAGTTAATGAAGATATTAGTTATTGGAATAACAATCCAGAATTTTATATAAAACAAGGAACACTTTTTTATAATCAAAATTTTTACAAGATAGCAATTAGATGCTTTGGGATCGCTTTAGCTAAACAGCCATCTAATAGTATTGCTTTGGATTATCACGACAGATGTCTTCAAAAACTACAAAAAATTAGTTAG
- a CDS encoding phosphotransferase, whose amino-acid sequence MLDLSSDIFSGKYLPSQWERKEIDVSKYEKALNIICPNMDILGQLTRSTNTVSFVLKSSQKLFVCQFAPPNLTKVSKFEEKNNPNKFQGAQERMAHLNEHKISVPEIILKGETIIDSQKRQYIVMNFVDGISADRLLARSPESRLTIYHEFGRILSKLSTVPIIEPENRTPSKIVLDKVNHAAKYILNRKIISQDQFDKLIMLVNARLTILGEMPLAYVHLDPSPTNLHIKIQGTKHVTTLMDIEAIQIGHPIIEGLGRAIMTGIYDWSYITNGNTDEIQSNVESFLSGYSEMSLYAKSLLRSKKDFEWLLQTCRIIHLPQSIMYEDKKDTSLFNPDDISFNWSIDTLQKLITGNEK is encoded by the coding sequence ATGTTGGACTTATCAAGTGATATATTTTCGGGAAAATATTTACCTTCACAATGGGAAAGAAAAGAAATAGACGTGAGTAAATATGAAAAAGCATTAAATATTATTTGTCCAAATATGGATATATTGGGTCAATTGACAAGAAGTACTAACACTGTATCTTTTGTGTTGAAAAGCTCACAAAAATTATTCGTATGCCAATTTGCACCTCCAAATTTAACCAAAGTATCTAAATTTGAAGAAAAGAACAACCCAAACAAATTTCAAGGTGCTCAAGAACGTATGGCACACCTAAATGAGCATAAAATATCTGTGCCTGAAATAATATTAAAAGGAGAAACAATAATCGACAGCCAAAAAAGACAATACATTGTAATGAATTTTGTTGATGGGATAAGTGCTGACCGTCTATTAGCAAGATCGCCTGAATCCAGATTAACTATATATCATGAGTTTGGTAGAATTTTATCAAAATTGTCGACTGTTCCAATCATTGAGCCTGAGAATAGAACTCCCTCAAAAATTGTATTAGATAAAGTTAATCACGCTGCAAAATATATTTTAAACAGAAAAATTATATCTCAAGATCAATTTGATAAATTAATAATGTTAGTAAATGCTCGACTAACAATACTAGGTGAGATGCCTCTGGCCTATGTTCACTTAGATCCTTCTCCAACCAATTTACACATAAAGATTCAGGGCACAAAACATGTAACAACATTAATGGATATTGAAGCAATTCAAATTGGACATCCAATTATTGAAGGACTAGGTCGAGCAATCATGACTGGTATCTATGATTGGAGTTATATTACAAACGGAAATACCGATGAAATTCAGTCCAATGTAGAATCATTTCTTAGTGGATATTCTGAGATGTCTTTATATGCAAAAAGTTTACTAAGATCGAAAAAAGATTTTGAATGGCTATTACAAACTTGTCGAATTATACATTTACCTCAATCAATCATGTATGAAGACAAAAAAGACACATCTTTATTTAATCCAGACGATATATCGTTTAATTGGAGTATCGACACCTTACAGAAGCTAATAACAGGTAACGAAAAATAG
- a CDS encoding methyltransferase gives MDILDAYYKKTIDFTFQDKKLKFKVSQALFSSHIIDSGTQRLLRTFMNSNGFFNKILDLGCGYGPIGITLKTLYPNSEIHMVDRDALALEYAQINAGLNKTNNYKIYASLGYDSVDTKDFDLIISNIPAKVGKNVLSHMLIDSKYFLSNDGFVAIVVVDAILEDVKDILSNPEIEIVLQKSWPGHTVFHYKFNSPHTSKVNTVVNSFDSGLYDRDENTLKIGGKEAVLKSSFNLPEFDEMSYETQMLLNNVTDIKNQNISNCLVFNVNQGHIPVAITLLTKVDKMIVVDRNLQSLKVTERNLINNGFLKENIIVKHQVGISINLSKIDCVVGILNKKDERSVNDLTIDQIVSQLTDKGVAYIVSSSNIITQIERKIKKVKELQTIKRIRYKGDSFISFKFKSKK, from the coding sequence ATGGACATACTAGACGCATATTATAAAAAAACAATTGACTTTACATTTCAAGATAAAAAATTGAAATTTAAAGTTTCACAAGCCTTATTCAGCTCGCATATTATAGATTCTGGAACTCAGAGGCTTCTCAGAACATTCATGAATAGTAACGGTTTTTTTAACAAAATTTTAGATTTGGGATGTGGATATGGACCAATTGGAATAACATTAAAAACTTTATATCCTAACTCAGAAATTCATATGGTAGACAGAGATGCACTGGCACTCGAATATGCACAGATAAATGCTGGCCTAAATAAAACTAACAACTATAAAATATATGCAAGCTTAGGATATGACTCAGTAGATACCAAAGACTTTGATTTAATAATTTCAAACATTCCTGCTAAGGTTGGTAAAAATGTTTTGTCACACATGTTAATTGATTCAAAATATTTTTTAAGCAATGATGGTTTTGTTGCAATTGTCGTTGTTGATGCAATATTAGAGGATGTCAAAGACATATTGTCTAATCCAGAGATTGAAATAGTATTGCAAAAATCTTGGCCTGGTCATACAGTGTTTCATTACAAATTCAATTCTCCTCACACATCAAAAGTTAACACAGTAGTTAATAGTTTTGATTCAGGATTGTACGATAGAGATGAGAACACACTTAAAATAGGTGGCAAGGAAGCAGTGTTAAAATCATCTTTTAACTTGCCTGAGTTTGATGAAATGAGTTATGAAACTCAAATGCTTTTAAATAACGTTACAGATATTAAAAACCAAAATATTTCCAACTGCCTTGTGTTTAATGTTAATCAAGGCCACATTCCTGTTGCAATTACTCTTTTGACTAAGGTAGATAAGATGATAGTTGTTGATAGAAATTTACAATCACTAAAAGTGACTGAAAGAAATCTAATAAATAACGGATTCTTAAAAGAAAATATAATTGTAAAACACCAAGTAGGTATTAGTATAAATTTATCTAAAATTGACTGTGTAGTTGGCATACTTAACAAAAAGGATGAAAGAAGTGTAAATGATTTAACCATTGATCAAATTGTAAGCCAACTGACTGACAAAGGGGTTGCGTATATTGTCTCAAGCTCAAACATAATTACACAAATTGAAAGGAAAATAAAAAAAGTTAAGGAGTTACAAACTATAAAAAGAATTAGATATAAAGGAGATAGCTTCATATCCTTCAAATTTAAAAGTAAAAAATAA
- a CDS encoding AAA domain-containing protein: protein MTDNQNIIDEMMLALDANIKYLQKEGGSSIRLTNGQLTSVVGELHIYEFVMDFLQDIDSDSEIEIRIKNESVSGKVIGINENIIEVQLEKNIGSTISEAMMIISSYYLLQLLYNKLQKIKNGEIKITDLANKTFNPDTSKSMIDNDYIIPSVGESLNEFQERALRLVMGSEVSYIWGPPGTGKTHLIAKMLEGMLSLNYSTLLLSHTNKATDEALNKTVQYLLQTKQLSDLESGNIIRIGKVNADSKLYETEKDLKSIDYVDPGKALEIKGSPIRKEIGDLNAKIDKINKECEYSEKIVELFDNLDNCDKDIEKISRELVSNKNKLISSKELVTGHKHKLADINQRIANYQNSNSIMRFFSGTNLSQLISEKTKLLENIENLKQKNEATIYQIETIEGRLRIFTEEAEKLRNDLRDNSREENEAKVLANRKIIKDLDSQKSELENQLNNLISLVVKNAKIIATTLTKSYSSSEILSREYDCVIIDEASMAPLPAVWHACGLSKTKTVIVGDFLQLPPIAKHKVLDNRNLSDEQKQAEQDLVDKWLKRDVFKASGVEDNLRNKTLVNCLQQLRRQYRMHPDISNLVNHLVYSKIGKDYELISDIKATSDKGSVLLSKPPLPDFHIGVFDTSEVGTIAVKTDSGSYYNLYNALLAVDIAKQAIKSGYKTIGIISPFRAQVNLIQKILKDENTDDKVVVDTVHKFQGGEKQIIIFDVTTANQTKLTDDSQDGGDDEKLINVAFSRTQEKCIVIVDSKSLLVKHSLSSKLRMFVEYSRLNNYPFVNAKEILPKYVVTDKTEKWLSKIVQTKELEKGDSQSKLFDETDFYNVFVNDLLKAKNEVVIDSPYITMNRVNFFLPIFRHLISKGVNIFLLTRMTKEHSSLMKQQAESGIKELSKLGVVVLPFVGFIHRKLAIIDRNILWEGSLNILSQKDSHEVMRRFEGESTCNQMFKFLKLDKNIGKIGTNNLRLCEFCKETGAYYWTDKSRFGSYWTYCLLRMHKPGVIPKTDIETKEQKEKLTSLRKMVKKYTPAGEPICPNPNHEPQPMIKRKSRFGGYLWGCKFYPKCKITEKYIDK from the coding sequence ATGACTGATAATCAAAACATTATAGATGAGATGATGTTAGCCCTTGATGCTAATATTAAATATCTTCAAAAAGAAGGTGGCTCCAGTATTCGACTAACAAACGGCCAGTTAACATCTGTCGTAGGAGAGTTACATATCTACGAATTTGTTATGGATTTTTTACAAGATATTGACTCTGATTCTGAAATTGAAATTCGTATCAAAAATGAGTCTGTATCTGGTAAAGTTATTGGCATAAATGAAAATATAATTGAGGTCCAATTAGAGAAAAATATTGGGTCAACAATTTCTGAAGCAATGATGATAATATCAAGTTATTATTTGTTGCAGCTTTTGTATAACAAACTCCAAAAAATTAAAAATGGTGAAATCAAAATAACAGATTTAGCCAATAAAACGTTTAATCCTGATACTTCAAAGTCAATGATTGATAATGACTATATTATCCCCTCAGTTGGGGAATCCTTGAACGAATTTCAAGAGAGGGCATTAAGACTCGTAATGGGAAGTGAAGTTTCCTATATCTGGGGACCTCCAGGAACTGGCAAAACACATTTAATTGCTAAAATGCTCGAAGGCATGTTGTCTCTAAACTACAGTACTTTGCTTTTGTCACATACAAATAAGGCAACTGATGAGGCTTTGAACAAAACAGTTCAGTATCTGTTGCAAACGAAGCAGTTAAGTGATCTTGAATCTGGAAACATCATACGTATTGGGAAGGTAAATGCTGATAGTAAGCTCTACGAAACAGAAAAGGATTTAAAATCAATTGATTACGTTGATCCCGGTAAGGCACTAGAAATTAAGGGTAGTCCGATCAGAAAAGAGATTGGAGATCTTAACGCCAAAATTGATAAAATCAATAAAGAATGTGAATACTCAGAAAAAATTGTTGAATTATTTGATAATCTTGATAATTGTGATAAGGATATAGAAAAAATAAGTAGAGAGTTAGTCTCTAACAAAAACAAATTAATATCTTCAAAAGAATTAGTGACGGGACATAAACATAAATTAGCTGATATTAACCAAAGAATCGCAAATTATCAAAATTCAAACAGTATTATGAGGTTCTTTTCTGGAACAAATCTATCCCAATTAATCTCTGAAAAAACAAAGTTACTTGAAAATATTGAAAATCTAAAACAGAAAAATGAAGCAACTATTTATCAAATTGAAACAATTGAAGGTAGGTTGCGAATATTTACGGAGGAGGCAGAAAAGCTTAGAAATGATTTAAGGGATAACTCTAGAGAAGAAAATGAAGCCAAAGTCCTTGCCAATAGAAAGATAATAAAAGATTTAGATTCACAAAAAAGTGAATTAGAAAATCAGTTGAACAACCTCATTTCGTTGGTAGTCAAAAATGCAAAAATAATTGCGACGACGTTAACAAAAAGTTATAGTTCAAGTGAAATATTGAGTCGTGAATACGACTGCGTTATTATTGATGAGGCTTCAATGGCTCCATTACCTGCCGTGTGGCACGCTTGTGGTTTATCAAAAACTAAAACAGTTATTGTTGGTGATTTTCTTCAACTTCCGCCAATTGCAAAACATAAAGTTCTCGATAACAGGAATCTATCTGATGAACAAAAGCAGGCAGAGCAAGACCTCGTGGATAAATGGCTAAAACGAGATGTTTTTAAGGCATCGGGAGTTGAAGACAATCTTAGAAATAAAACATTGGTTAACTGCTTACAGCAACTTAGAAGGCAATACAGAATGCACCCAGACATCTCAAATTTAGTTAACCATCTTGTCTATTCAAAAATCGGTAAAGACTATGAATTAATATCTGACATTAAAGCGACTTCTGATAAAGGTAGTGTGTTACTGTCAAAGCCACCATTACCCGATTTTCATATTGGTGTTTTTGACACGAGCGAAGTGGGAACAATTGCTGTAAAAACTGATTCTGGGTCATATTACAATCTTTATAACGCATTATTGGCAGTAGATATAGCAAAGCAAGCAATCAAGAGCGGTTACAAAACCATCGGAATAATTTCACCATTTAGAGCTCAGGTAAATTTAATTCAAAAAATTCTGAAAGACGAAAATACAGATGATAAAGTTGTGGTAGATACTGTACACAAGTTTCAAGGTGGAGAAAAGCAAATAATTATTTTTGATGTAACGACAGCTAATCAAACGAAACTTACAGACGATAGTCAGGATGGTGGTGATGACGAAAAGCTTATAAATGTCGCTTTTTCGCGAACCCAAGAAAAATGTATTGTAATAGTAGATTCAAAAAGTTTATTAGTGAAACATAGTTTGTCGTCAAAGTTAAGAATGTTTGTAGAATATTCGCGTTTAAATAATTATCCATTCGTTAATGCAAAAGAAATTTTGCCAAAATATGTTGTTACAGATAAGACCGAAAAGTGGCTTTCCAAAATAGTTCAGACAAAAGAACTAGAAAAGGGCGATTCTCAATCAAAGTTGTTTGACGAAACTGATTTTTATAATGTTTTTGTTAACGATCTGCTTAAAGCAAAGAATGAAGTTGTAATCGATAGTCCATATATAACTATGAATCGAGTTAATTTTTTCTTGCCAATTTTTAGGCATCTTATAAGTAAAGGTGTAAATATATTTTTACTAACAAGAATGACGAAGGAACACAGTTCACTTATGAAACAACAAGCAGAATCCGGTATCAAAGAGCTTAGCAAATTGGGAGTTGTGGTCTTACCTTTTGTTGGTTTTATTCATAGAAAATTAGCAATAATAGATAGAAATATACTGTGGGAAGGAAGCTTAAATATATTATCTCAAAAGGATAGCCATGAAGTAATGAGAAGGTTTGAGGGTGAATCCACATGTAATCAAATGTTTAAATTCTTGAAATTAGATAAGAATATTGGAAAAATAGGCACAAATAATCTAAGATTGTGCGAATTTTGCAAAGAAACTGGAGCATATTATTGGACAGACAAAAGTCGCTTCGGTAGTTATTGGACATATTGTTTATTGCGTATGCATAAACCGGGAGTCATACCAAAAACAGATATAGAGACCAAGGAGCAGAAAGAAAAACTTACTAGTTTAAGAAAGATGGTTAAAAAATATACGCCTGCAGGTGAACCGATTTGTCCTAACCCAAATCACGAACCACAGCCAATGATTAAAAGAAAAAGTAGATTCGGTGGATATTTGTGGGGTTGTAAATTTTATCCAAAATGTAAAATTACTGAAAAATATATTGATAAATAA
- the lepB gene encoding signal peptidase I, which yields MKKIEKIFLDILKHGGIGIVLLIGLYFISGFDNGDVMGNSMNPYFSNRDSYSSVRRLVSYNRCDVVTFDGSKYDSSVENADFVKRIIGLPNEKVTIVNSKIYINDKIVSENGFLDISAHENDNQSVVLDNDEYFVLGDNRLNSNDSRSFGPVNKRDLSKVISKQGKSECLSAYELIGVVSSANIKDILIISIVALVILITLIFISLYNPELTKKVFIFKYLATIVKILVSTVILWLTLMLGLTILLRLLVLLKLTPAQNNWGNVNEIIEDRETEFKKFDK from the coding sequence ATGAAGAAAATCGAAAAGATTTTTCTAGATATTCTTAAACATGGTGGGATAGGCATCGTACTATTGATAGGTTTATATTTTATATCGGGCTTTGATAATGGTGATGTTATGGGAAATTCAATGAATCCTTACTTTAGTAATCGTGATAGTTACTCTTCAGTTAGAAGACTAGTGTCTTATAATCGTTGCGATGTTGTCACTTTTGATGGTAGTAAATATGATTCAAGTGTTGAGAACGCTGATTTTGTTAAAAGAATAATTGGACTACCAAATGAAAAGGTAACGATAGTTAATTCAAAAATTTATATTAATGACAAAATAGTTAGCGAAAATGGATTTTTAGACATAAGTGCACACGAAAATGATAACCAATCAGTAGTTTTAGATAATGATGAATATTTTGTTCTAGGGGACAATCGGTTAAATTCAAATGATTCAAGATCGTTTGGTCCTGTAAATAAAAGAGATTTATCAAAAGTTATATCAAAGCAAGGAAAATCAGAATGTTTATCTGCCTATGAATTAATTGGGGTTGTCTCATCTGCTAATATTAAGGATATCTTGATAATTTCAATTGTAGCATTAGTAATTTTAATTACTTTGATATTTATATCACTTTACAATCCAGAGTTGACTAAAAAAGTCTTTATATTTAAATACCTAGCTACTATTGTAAAAATTTTAGTATCAACTGTTATTTTGTGGCTTACCTTAATGTTAGGATTAACAATTTTATTAAGATTATTAGTTTTGCTTAAATTAACACCAGCTCAAAATAATTGGGGTAATGTAAATGAAATAATTGAGGATCGTGAAACTGAATTTAAAAAGTTTGATAAATGA